One Pseudonocardia abyssalis DNA segment encodes these proteins:
- a CDS encoding cytochrome P450, which produces MTTLRSDAAAVPSIDLDPYAPEHLVDRTAFLTAVRETAPLVHLGAHDVFATGRFDVVREVLANWQQFQVGAGVGLANFHTEVPWRPPATPTEADPPAHDAPRRVLTDVLGARTLRRLRETWQAEADELVDRVLAGGGEVDAMADLASAFPLKVFPDAVGLPPDRRDDLLAYGDLVFNAFGPRNALFERSAARLGELSGWITSLCARENLDPAGFGAQIWAASDREDITAEQAPLVVRSLLSAGIDTTVHGIAWILHAFATHPEEWDRLRAAPELARRAFDEAVRWASPLQVVFHTTAEPVELAGVRLGKHRKIMLLLGAANHDPRRWEDPGRFTLDRDPSGHLGFGMGLHQCVGQHVARMEAEVLLTALARRVRRLEPAAPPRRGVNNTLQVWETLPLRLTK; this is translated from the coding sequence ATGACCACCCTGCGCAGCGACGCGGCCGCCGTGCCGTCGATCGACCTCGACCCGTACGCACCGGAGCACCTCGTCGACCGCACGGCGTTCCTGACCGCGGTGCGTGAGACCGCCCCGCTCGTGCACCTCGGCGCGCACGACGTGTTCGCCACCGGGCGCTTCGACGTGGTCCGCGAGGTGCTCGCCAACTGGCAGCAGTTCCAGGTCGGGGCAGGCGTCGGGCTGGCGAACTTCCACACCGAGGTGCCGTGGAGGCCACCGGCGACCCCCACCGAGGCCGACCCGCCCGCGCACGACGCGCCCCGGCGCGTCCTCACCGACGTCCTGGGCGCCCGCACGCTGCGCCGGTTGCGCGAGACCTGGCAGGCCGAGGCCGACGAGCTCGTTGACCGGGTGCTGGCCGGGGGAGGCGAGGTGGACGCCATGGCCGACCTCGCCTCGGCCTTCCCGCTGAAGGTCTTCCCCGACGCGGTCGGGCTCCCCCCGGACCGGCGCGACGACCTGCTCGCCTACGGCGACCTCGTCTTCAACGCCTTCGGCCCCCGCAACGCGCTCTTCGAGCGAAGCGCCGCGCGGCTCGGCGAGCTGTCCGGGTGGATCACCTCGCTGTGCGCGCGCGAGAACCTCGACCCGGCCGGGTTCGGGGCGCAGATCTGGGCGGCGTCGGACCGCGAGGACATCACCGCCGAGCAGGCTCCGCTGGTCGTCCGCTCCCTGCTCTCGGCCGGGATCGACACCACCGTGCACGGCATCGCCTGGATCCTGCACGCCTTCGCCACCCACCCCGAGGAGTGGGACCGCCTGCGCGCGGCACCCGAGCTCGCCCGCCGCGCGTTCGACGAGGCGGTGCGGTGGGCGTCGCCGCTGCAGGTCGTCTTCCACACGACCGCAGAGCCCGTCGAACTCGCCGGGGTACGACTCGGGAAGCACCGCAAGATCATGCTGCTGCTCGGCGCGGCCAACCACGACCCGCGGCGCTGGGAGGACCCCGGCCGATTCACCCTCGACCGCGACCCGTCGGGCCACCTCGGCTTCGGCATGGGCCTGCACCAATGCGTGGGCCAGCACGTCGCACGGATGGAGGCCGAGGTCCTGCTCACCGCACTGGCCCGCCGGGTGCGGCGCCTCGAACCCGCCGCACCACCACGGCGGGGTGTGAACAACACACTCCAGGTGTGGGAGACCCTGCCGCTGCGGCTGACGAAGTAG
- a CDS encoding PDR/VanB family oxidoreductase, translating to MTGALRVVARCQVADDVLAVTLADPHGDRLPPWTPGAHLDLLLPTGLVRQYSLCGDRWDGHHYRIAVLRVIDGRGGSAWIHDHLREGDVLPFGGPRNHFPMAPSTRYLFVAGGIGITPLLPMIDQAVRSERPWRLLYGGRRRTSMAFLDRLEALGGQVEVAAQDEVGVPDVAAWLGAPDPGATVYGCGPAGLLDATAAACAQWRPQALRTERFVAEVQDRAEDHPFTVVLRRSGTRLRIDPGTSVLDGLRDAGVAVLTSCRQGTCGTCEVAVLDGLPDHRDSVLDAVDREAGDSMMVCVSRARTDSLTLDL from the coding sequence GTGACCGGCGCTCTGCGCGTGGTGGCGCGCTGTCAGGTGGCCGACGACGTCCTCGCGGTCACCCTCGCCGACCCGCACGGCGACCGGCTCCCGCCCTGGACGCCGGGCGCGCACCTCGACCTCCTGCTGCCCACCGGGCTCGTCCGCCAGTACTCGCTGTGCGGCGACCGGTGGGACGGCCACCACTACCGGATCGCGGTCCTGCGGGTGATCGACGGTCGCGGCGGCTCCGCGTGGATCCACGACCACCTGCGGGAGGGCGACGTCCTGCCGTTCGGCGGGCCGCGCAACCACTTCCCGATGGCGCCGTCCACGAGGTACCTCTTCGTCGCCGGCGGCATCGGGATCACCCCGTTGCTGCCCATGATCGACCAGGCGGTGCGGTCGGAGCGGCCCTGGCGGCTGCTCTACGGCGGTCGCAGGCGCACCTCGATGGCCTTCCTCGACCGCCTCGAGGCGCTCGGCGGGCAGGTCGAGGTCGCCGCACAGGACGAGGTCGGCGTGCCGGACGTCGCCGCGTGGCTGGGCGCGCCCGACCCGGGAGCCACGGTGTACGGGTGCGGCCCCGCGGGGCTGCTCGACGCCACCGCGGCCGCCTGCGCGCAGTGGCGACCGCAGGCGCTGCGGACCGAGCGGTTCGTCGCCGAGGTGCAGGACCGGGCGGAGGACCACCCGTTCACCGTCGTCCTGCGGCGCTCCGGCACCCGCCTGCGGATCGACCCCGGCACGAGCGTGCTCGACGGGCTGCGCGACGCGGGCGTCGCGGTGCTCACGTCGTGCCGGCAGGGCACCTGCGGCACCTGCGAAGTGGCGGTGCTCGACGGGCTTCCCGACCATCGCGACAGCGTGCTCGACGCCGTCGACCGCGAGGCCGGCGACAGCATGATGGTCTGCGTATCCCGCGCCCGCACGGACTCCCTCACCCTCGACCTGTGA
- a CDS encoding flavin-containing monooxygenase, which yields MTSTTPVPPLATGDGRHDGFPPVREDDAFLEQAVSEAELPALLAALALVTGDTALLEDGVKPPLPPMDSTIAPQGGMSAAAQQRARELAVGALKAFRDGGSVPAPDPGPELLGAVMRFVTKDAGDEYLPLLRHELGLAGDLGAPTWHKDDTAPATPFSVAVIGAGISGLAAAHRLQQAGVDHVVFDKNPEVGGTWWENVYPGCRLDTPNFAYSYSFAQKPDWPDQFSRRQQIEDYLRDVATDFGLRPHIRFDTEVLAASWDEAEHLWTLTTRTGDEPPATSRFHAVVSAVGQLNLPNIPDIPGRDTFAGRWFHSSRWDPAVDVTGLRVAVVGTGASAYQIVPSVVGAVAGLTVFQRNAPWMLPTPGYHRETPPGMHWLLRHVPHYGRCYRFWQFWLASEGRLPFVEADPEWTEEGSTSARNAELRRQLLGHLRAQVADRPDLLAKMTPTYPPGAKRMTRDNGVWAAALKQPHVDLVTEAVTSIVPEGIVTADGVLHEVDLVVYATGFRASDYLEPMTVTGRDGVDLHESWDGDARAHMGVTVPGFPNLFLLMGPNTGVVVNGSSLFMAECATEYVLECLGELLRRRAQSLEPTREATDAFCAWVDEGNLRRAWGVADVHTWYRNRHGRASQVWPYSLVEFHRRTRRPDLSAFTVRGGGEETS from the coding sequence ATGACCTCCACCACCCCCGTCCCACCCCTGGCGACCGGCGACGGGCGGCACGACGGCTTCCCCCCGGTCCGGGAGGACGACGCGTTCCTCGAGCAGGCCGTCTCCGAGGCCGAGCTGCCGGCGCTGCTCGCCGCGCTCGCCCTCGTCACCGGCGATACCGCGCTGCTCGAGGACGGGGTCAAGCCGCCGCTACCGCCGATGGACTCGACGATCGCCCCGCAGGGCGGCATGAGCGCCGCCGCTCAGCAACGGGCCCGCGAGCTCGCCGTCGGCGCGCTCAAGGCCTTCCGCGACGGCGGGTCGGTCCCCGCGCCCGACCCCGGCCCCGAGCTGCTGGGCGCCGTCATGCGCTTCGTCACCAAGGACGCCGGCGACGAGTACCTGCCGCTGCTGCGCCACGAGCTCGGCCTGGCCGGCGATCTGGGCGCCCCCACCTGGCACAAGGACGACACCGCCCCCGCGACGCCGTTCTCCGTCGCCGTCATCGGCGCCGGGATCTCGGGCCTGGCCGCCGCGCACCGCCTCCAGCAGGCCGGCGTCGACCACGTGGTGTTCGACAAGAACCCCGAGGTCGGCGGGACCTGGTGGGAGAACGTCTACCCCGGCTGTCGCCTCGACACCCCGAACTTCGCCTACAGCTACTCCTTCGCCCAGAAGCCCGACTGGCCCGACCAGTTCTCGCGCCGGCAGCAGATCGAGGACTACCTGCGCGACGTGGCCACCGACTTCGGCCTGCGCCCGCACATCCGCTTCGACACCGAGGTCCTCGCGGCGAGCTGGGACGAGGCCGAGCACCTGTGGACGCTCACCACCCGCACCGGCGACGAGCCGCCGGCGACCAGCCGGTTCCACGCCGTCGTCTCCGCCGTCGGGCAGCTCAACCTGCCCAACATCCCCGACATCCCGGGCCGCGACACCTTCGCCGGGCGCTGGTTCCACTCCTCCCGCTGGGACCCCGCCGTCGACGTCACCGGCCTGCGGGTCGCCGTCGTCGGCACCGGCGCGAGCGCGTACCAGATCGTGCCGTCGGTGGTCGGCGCCGTCGCCGGGCTGACGGTGTTCCAGCGCAACGCCCCGTGGATGCTGCCGACGCCCGGGTACCACCGGGAGACCCCGCCCGGCATGCACTGGCTGCTGCGCCACGTGCCGCACTACGGGCGGTGCTACCGCTTCTGGCAGTTCTGGCTCGCGTCCGAGGGGCGGCTGCCGTTCGTGGAGGCCGACCCGGAGTGGACGGAGGAGGGCAGCACCTCGGCCCGCAACGCCGAGCTCCGCCGTCAGCTCCTGGGCCACCTCCGCGCGCAGGTCGCCGACCGCCCGGACCTGCTGGCGAAGATGACGCCGACCTACCCGCCCGGGGCCAAGCGGATGACCCGGGACAACGGCGTGTGGGCGGCGGCGCTCAAGCAGCCGCACGTCGACCTCGTCACCGAGGCGGTCACCTCGATCGTCCCGGAGGGGATCGTCACCGCCGACGGCGTGCTGCACGAGGTGGACCTCGTCGTCTACGCCACCGGGTTCCGGGCCTCGGACTACCTGGAACCGATGACGGTCACCGGCCGCGACGGCGTCGACCTGCACGAGTCGTGGGACGGCGACGCCCGGGCGCACATGGGCGTCACGGTGCCGGGGTTCCCGAACCTGTTCCTGCTGATGGGGCCCAACACCGGTGTCGTCGTCAACGGCAGCTCGCTGTTCATGGCCGAGTGCGCGACCGAGTACGTCCTGGAGTGCCTCGGGGAGCTGCTGCGCCGCCGCGCGCAGTCCCTGGAGCCCACGCGGGAGGCGACCGACGCGTTCTGCGCCTGGGTCGACGAGGGCAACCTGCGCCGGGCGTGGGGGGTCGCGGACGTGCACACCTGGTACCGCAACCGCCACGGCCGGGCGTCGCAGGTGTGGCCGTACTCGCTCGTGGAGTTCCACCGGCGCACCCGCCGGCCCGACCTCTCCGCCTTCACGGTGCGGGGCGGCGGGGAGGAGACGTCGTGA
- a CDS encoding alpha/beta fold hydrolase, protein MNTTHQTRTVVAGGFRTAYLEAGDPAAETVVLIHDGGFGTTADLCWGDMIAPLTQRFHVLAPELLGWGGTDKVVFLDRSPYEPRVAHIAAFCAELGVERAHFVGASFGGSLVLRALSDPARPWPVERAVSISGTGGPYRLPQGAAALAEYTPSLDDAARMTALVVRSLDGLDEHVRTRYENSLVPGHWEALNAPRLSNPSVRRNLPPDPFLDRWAAVTTPVLLVEGRHDVLLEHHWSDKLADLAPGARAVEVDHAHEPNIEAPAETARLVLDFLTGVPS, encoded by the coding sequence GTGAACACCACCCACCAGACCAGGACGGTCGTCGCCGGCGGGTTCCGCACCGCCTACCTCGAGGCAGGCGACCCCGCGGCGGAGACGGTCGTGCTCATCCACGACGGCGGCTTCGGGACGACCGCCGACCTGTGCTGGGGCGACATGATCGCCCCGCTCACGCAGCGGTTCCACGTGCTCGCGCCCGAGCTGCTCGGCTGGGGCGGCACCGACAAGGTCGTCTTCCTGGACCGCTCACCCTACGAACCCCGGGTCGCCCACATCGCCGCGTTCTGCGCGGAGCTGGGCGTCGAGCGGGCGCACTTCGTCGGCGCCTCGTTCGGCGGCTCCCTCGTCCTGCGGGCGCTGTCCGACCCGGCCCGGCCCTGGCCCGTGGAGCGCGCCGTCAGCATCTCGGGCACCGGCGGGCCCTACCGGCTCCCGCAGGGGGCGGCGGCGCTCGCGGAGTACACCCCGAGCCTGGACGACGCCGCCCGGATGACCGCGCTCGTCGTCCGCAGCCTCGACGGCCTCGACGAGCACGTGCGCACCCGATACGAGAACAGCCTCGTCCCCGGGCACTGGGAGGCGCTCAACGCCCCCCGGCTCAGCAACCCGTCGGTGCGGCGGAACCTGCCGCCCGACCCGTTCCTCGACCGGTGGGCGGCGGTCACCACGCCGGTGCTGCTCGTCGAGGGACGCCACGACGTGCTGCTCGAGCACCACTGGTCGGACAAGCTCGCCGACCTCGCGCCGGGGGCGCGCGCGGTCGAGGTCGATCACGCGCACGAGCCCAACATCGAGGCACCGGCCGAGACCGCGCGCCTCGTCCTCGACTTCCTCACCGGAGTGCCGTCATGA
- a CDS encoding SDR family NAD(P)-dependent oxidoreductase yields MRTTLVTGGASGIGRAVVDALRADGHDVLVADLAERPEHERPEAYVRVDLGTADGIDTLVAFLDGREVHDLVHCAAVGQWSSFRDTPRPVWERILRTNLDGTIGVAQAVVPLMPDGGRIVLFASGTVFKGPKNLFAYVASKAGVIGFARCLADELGDQQITVNVVSPGITATPMITDMAHTEEANIAGRAIKRRALPEDLVGPVRFLLSAGAAFVTGQTLCADGGSVKH; encoded by the coding sequence ATGAGGACCACGCTCGTCACCGGAGGGGCCAGCGGCATCGGGCGGGCCGTCGTCGACGCCCTGCGCGCAGACGGCCACGACGTCCTCGTCGCCGACCTCGCGGAACGGCCCGAGCACGAGCGGCCCGAGGCCTACGTCCGCGTCGACCTCGGCACCGCCGACGGCATCGACACCCTCGTCGCCTTCCTCGACGGCCGGGAGGTCCACGACCTCGTGCACTGCGCCGCGGTCGGGCAGTGGTCGTCGTTCCGGGACACCCCGCGACCGGTGTGGGAACGGATCCTGCGCACCAACCTCGACGGCACCATCGGCGTCGCGCAGGCGGTCGTGCCGCTCATGCCCGACGGCGGCCGGATCGTGCTCTTCGCCTCCGGCACCGTCTTCAAGGGACCGAAGAACCTGTTCGCCTACGTCGCCTCCAAGGCCGGCGTCATCGGCTTCGCCCGCTGCCTCGCCGACGAGCTCGGCGACCAGCAGATCACCGTCAACGTCGTCAGCCCCGGCATCACCGCCACGCCCATGATCACCGACATGGCCCACACCGAAGAGGCCAACATCGCCGGCCGGGCGATCAAGCGCCGCGCCCTGCCCGAGGACCTCGTCGGCCCCGTCCGGTTCCTGCTCTCCGCGGGGGCCGCGTTCGTCACCGGCCAGACGCTCTGCGCCGACGGCGGGTCCGTCAAGCACTAG
- a CDS encoding alpha/beta fold hydrolase — protein MSQPTRTTDRPAVVLLHSLGTDRRLWRHQVPALAADHDVLTPEARGHGGQPWTSGPTTTDWVDDLAAALEGRGPVHLVGLSMGGLQAVAFAAAHPQAVRSLVVANSFAHLPDDVAQARVAAATAGVRDGMAAYADRYLEQTLTRRVDDADHDALRGAIASMHPQAYLQAAETTFRADLRPSLTGITAPCLVVAGELDEKTPLARSEELVAGIDGATLAVVPAAGHLSCIENPGAFTSTVRGFLHAVDADQVRGAA, from the coding sequence ATGTCGCAGCCGACCCGCACGACGGACCGCCCCGCGGTCGTCCTGCTGCACAGCCTGGGCACCGACCGCCGCCTCTGGCGCCACCAGGTGCCCGCGCTCGCGGCGGACCACGATGTGCTCACGCCCGAGGCACGGGGCCACGGCGGGCAGCCGTGGACGTCGGGCCCGACCACGACCGACTGGGTCGATGACCTCGCCGCCGCGCTCGAGGGACGGGGCCCGGTGCACCTCGTCGGGCTGTCGATGGGCGGGCTGCAGGCCGTCGCCTTCGCCGCCGCGCACCCGCAGGCCGTCCGCAGCCTCGTGGTCGCGAACTCCTTCGCCCACCTCCCCGACGACGTCGCGCAGGCCCGGGTCGCCGCCGCCACGGCGGGCGTGCGCGACGGGATGGCCGCCTACGCCGACCGGTACCTGGAGCAGACCCTCACGCGCCGGGTCGACGACGCCGACCACGACGCGCTGCGCGGCGCCATCGCCTCGATGCACCCGCAGGCCTACCTGCAGGCGGCCGAGACGACGTTCCGGGCGGACCTGCGGCCGTCGCTGACCGGCATCACCGCACCCTGCCTCGTGGTGGCCGGCGAGCTCGACGAGAAGACACCGCTCGCGCGGTCCGAGGAACTCGTCGCGGGCATCGACGGCGCCACGCTCGCGGTCGTCCCCGCGGCCGGGCACCTCTCGTGCATCGAGAACCCGGGCGCGTTCACCTCGACCGTGCGCGGGTTCCTGCACGCCGTGGACGCCGACCAGGTCCGGGGTGCGGCATGA
- a CDS encoding tautomerase family protein: protein MPIIAVTHASPLTPEQVEELVATLTDAYVSVAQAKAETVHVLVDRVDPQHWGVGGRTLARRNA from the coding sequence ATGCCGATCATCGCCGTCACGCACGCCTCGCCGCTGACCCCCGAGCAGGTGGAGGAGCTGGTCGCGACCCTGACCGACGCCTACGTCTCGGTGGCGCAGGCGAAGGCCGAGACCGTCCACGTCCTGGTCGACCGGGTCGACCCGCAGCACTGGGGCGTCGGCGGACGGACCCTCGCCCGCAGGAACGCCTGA
- a CDS encoding MFS transporter, whose amino-acid sequence MNGTTGTADGKKVRAAGIASITGWALDLYDLTIILYLASTIGPLLFPSDNPTLQLTFVYASFAVTLVFRPLGSALFGGYADRNGRKRAMLVAIVGVGVSTALMGLVPTYATVGALAPVLFLALRVVQGVFVGGVVVSTHTLGTETVPARHRGLMSGVVAGGGAGAGAVLASAMYFVVAWLVPGPAFAEYGWRILFLTGLLTALFSLYVYRRTDESPLWTGKQAARATPLRDLLSARYRTGFLLNVAVAAGGATTYYLTLGVFPTFLEANVGFSRTTAAVVLVVANIGVIAGGVLGGHLSDRYGRRAVFLGFGLPNVVLLPVLYLWLGSLQGGDVVLAAAIAALMAVTMMAASAPILIFLNERFPTEIRATGTGLSWNLGFAVGGITPSIVIALSPQVDDIPVRLVIGVALATIVLILGVLAVGETKHLGLGEHAASEPGDRTTPGPSGTPLPVVTDADATP is encoded by the coding sequence TTGAACGGCACCACAGGGACGGCGGACGGCAAGAAGGTCCGCGCGGCCGGCATCGCGTCCATCACCGGATGGGCGCTGGACCTCTACGACCTGACGATCATCCTCTACCTGGCCTCCACCATCGGGCCGCTGCTGTTCCCCTCGGACAACCCCACGCTGCAGCTGACGTTCGTCTACGCGTCGTTCGCAGTCACCCTGGTCTTCCGGCCGCTCGGGTCAGCCCTGTTCGGCGGCTACGCCGACCGCAACGGGCGCAAGCGGGCGATGCTCGTGGCCATCGTCGGCGTCGGCGTCTCGACGGCGCTCATGGGCCTGGTCCCGACCTACGCCACCGTCGGGGCGCTGGCGCCGGTGCTGTTCCTGGCGCTGCGGGTCGTCCAGGGCGTGTTCGTCGGCGGCGTGGTCGTGTCGACCCACACGCTGGGCACCGAGACCGTCCCGGCGCGCCACCGCGGGCTCATGTCCGGAGTGGTGGCGGGCGGCGGCGCCGGAGCGGGCGCGGTGCTCGCCTCGGCGATGTACTTCGTCGTCGCCTGGCTCGTGCCCGGGCCGGCGTTCGCGGAGTACGGCTGGCGGATCCTGTTCCTCACCGGCCTGCTCACCGCGCTGTTCAGCCTCTACGTCTACCGGCGCACCGACGAGTCACCGCTGTGGACGGGGAAGCAGGCCGCGCGAGCCACGCCGCTGCGCGACCTCCTCAGCGCCCGCTACCGCACCGGCTTCCTGCTCAACGTGGCCGTCGCCGCCGGTGGCGCCACCACCTACTACCTCACGCTGGGTGTCTTCCCGACCTTCCTCGAGGCCAACGTGGGCTTCAGCAGGACCACCGCCGCGGTCGTGCTCGTCGTCGCCAACATCGGGGTGATCGCCGGCGGCGTCCTCGGTGGCCACCTCAGCGACCGCTACGGCCGACGCGCGGTCTTCCTCGGGTTCGGCCTGCCCAACGTCGTGCTCCTGCCCGTGCTCTACCTCTGGCTGGGGTCACTGCAAGGCGGTGACGTGGTCCTGGCCGCGGCGATCGCCGCACTCATGGCGGTCACGATGATGGCCGCCTCGGCACCGATCCTGATCTTCCTCAACGAGCGCTTCCCGACCGAGATCCGGGCCACCGGCACGGGCCTGTCGTGGAACCTCGGGTTCGCCGTCGGCGGCATCACCCCGTCGATCGTGATCGCGCTCAGCCCCCAGGTCGACGACATCCCGGTGCGGCTGGTCATCGGTGTCGCCCTCGCCACGATCGTGCTGATCCTCGGCGTCCTCGCGGTGGGCGAGACCAAGCACCTCGGACTGGGTGAGCACGCAGCCTCCGAACCCGGTGACCGGACGACCCCGGGGCCCTCCGGTACGCCCCTCCCCGTCGTGACCGACGCCGACGCGACCCCCTGA
- a CDS encoding IclR family transcriptional regulator, producing MENREQSDTLSSVNRALTLLELLAENSGLTVTQLADRLRTGKTTAFRLAKTLTERGWVEKDEEMRYRLGPALLSLVPPDQLGQGLRHLLRPLLEELQDATGETVHLTILRGRHVVYVDQLISPKPVHSVSTLGGRSPAHCVSPGLAQLAALPSEALDWVLDAALPPYTERSLTDPGAVRAELQRVRQRGFAINRGAYRAEVGGVGAAVLDDRGRPQAALSVCIPAYRMRNDDLTAIGELLKVKVVDAQQRIRLHRRPLTELP from the coding sequence ATGGAGAACAGGGAGCAGTCGGACACGCTGTCGTCGGTGAACCGCGCCCTGACGCTGCTGGAGTTGCTCGCGGAGAACAGCGGCCTCACCGTCACGCAGCTCGCCGACCGCCTGCGCACCGGCAAGACCACCGCGTTCCGTCTGGCCAAGACGCTGACCGAGCGCGGATGGGTCGAGAAGGACGAGGAGATGCGGTACCGCCTCGGACCCGCGCTGCTGAGCCTCGTGCCGCCCGACCAGCTGGGACAGGGCCTGCGACACCTGCTGCGGCCGCTACTGGAGGAACTGCAGGACGCGACCGGCGAGACCGTCCACCTGACGATCCTGCGCGGGCGCCACGTCGTCTACGTGGACCAGCTGATCTCGCCGAAGCCGGTCCACTCGGTCAGCACGCTGGGCGGTCGCTCGCCCGCCCACTGCGTGTCGCCCGGCCTGGCGCAGCTCGCCGCCCTGCCGTCCGAGGCGCTCGACTGGGTGCTGGACGCCGCGCTGCCCCCGTACACCGAGCGCTCCCTCACCGACCCCGGAGCGGTGCGGGCCGAGCTGCAGCGCGTGCGGCAGCGCGGCTTCGCGATCAACCGCGGCGCCTACCGGGCCGAGGTCGGGGGCGTCGGTGCGGCCGTGCTCGACGACCGGGGCCGCCCCCAGGCCGCGCTCTCGGTGTGCATCCCGGCCTACCGGATGCGCAACGACGACCTCACCGCCATCGGCGAGCTGCTCAAGGTCAAGGTGGTGGACGCGCAGCAACGCATCCGCCTGCACAGGAGGCCGCTGACGGAGCTGCCGTGA
- a CDS encoding TetR/AcrR family transcriptional regulator: MTTAGDDRWPGAGDDLQLVHDWWADSPRAPASQQVLLASIALFAERGYHATTTRDIATRLGMSTGAMYAHYRSKEELLFDVCLTGHQRAVDALQAAIASSDRPGPQLAALVREFTAWHARHHRVARIVHYELYSLSGEHLTPVLEIRRTTQALIDDVLARGAAAGTFTVTDVARTGRALLSLCVDVARWYRGDDDPDELGEHYAGLALRMVSGG; the protein is encoded by the coding sequence ATGACGACCGCCGGGGATGACCGGTGGCCAGGAGCCGGCGACGACCTCCAGCTCGTGCACGACTGGTGGGCCGACAGCCCCCGTGCACCGGCCTCGCAGCAGGTGCTGCTGGCCTCGATCGCCCTGTTCGCCGAGCGCGGCTACCACGCGACCACGACGCGCGACATCGCCACGAGGCTCGGGATGAGCACCGGGGCCATGTACGCCCACTACCGGTCGAAGGAGGAGCTGCTGTTCGACGTCTGCCTCACCGGCCACCAGCGCGCCGTCGACGCACTGCAGGCCGCGATCGCGTCGTCGGACCGGCCCGGCCCCCAGCTCGCGGCGCTCGTCCGCGAGTTCACCGCCTGGCACGCGCGACACCACCGCGTCGCGCGGATCGTGCACTACGAGCTGTACTCGCTGTCCGGTGAGCACCTCACCCCGGTCCTCGAGATCCGCCGGACGACGCAGGCGCTGATCGACGACGTGCTCGCACGCGGTGCGGCGGCGGGCACCTTCACCGTCACCGACGTCGCCCGTACCGGGCGCGCGCTGCTGTCGCTCTGCGTCGACGTCGCCCGCTGGTACCGCGGCGACGACGACCCGGACGAGCTCGGCGAGCACTACGCCGGACTCGCCCTCCGGATGGTCTCCGGCGGCTGA